A single region of the Halobacterium wangiae genome encodes:
- a CDS encoding FAD-binding and (Fe-S)-binding domain-containing protein, which translates to MATDDTDLSDYGAFRDARGHAHPDAAAYADLAAELRRAVDGEVRFDEYAQVLYATDGSIYSARPAGVVLPRHAADVQRAVRVAADHDVPVLPRGAGSSLAGQAVGEGCVVVDTSKYMDDVVDVDPESQRATVQPGVVQDHLDARLADHGLKFAPDPASSNRATIGGGIGNNSTGAHSVRYGITDAYVEELDVVLADGSRLHAREVVLDSPEWDAIVAKDDREADVYRTVRRLVEENAAEIAERYPELKRCVSGYNLQKVVYETDDGERAINLAKLVVGAEGTLGVVVEATLDLVTVPEETAVALYCFPDLVSAMEAVPVALDHDPSAVELMDEEVFRLAADSAEYAAYVEPIPEDCAAALMVEFDSEVQADLRVAVDATTREFVDGGAAFDALEAFDPDAQADLWKLRKAAIPLLMSLEGDPKPYPFIEDASVPPAELADYVREFQAVLDDHGTSAAYFAHAGAGTLHVRPILNLKDGDGVETMRAITEDVTDLVLDHGGAFSGEHGDGLARTEFNPKMYGPDLWAAFKDLKTAFDPDWLLNPGKVVYRDEGDVPDPGHLRDGEPADVRERLRYGPDYQSVEPQTTLDFSEDGGFGHLVELCNGCGTCRQTDSDVMCPTYRASRDEIETTRGRANLLRAAISGDLPEDELYTERFQEEVLDLCVGCKGCASDCPTGVDLAKLKAEAKHQYHEREGSGLRERLFADVHRLSAWGSRLAPLSNWATDLPGADWLADRTLGIAPERDLPTFRATTFTDWFDARASQPPTDPVDRVLLVPDTFTEFTNPEVGKAAVRVLEAANVHVDVAESRPSGRPAYSLGFLDRARERAGATVDVLAPAVESGWTPVFVEPADAVMVQDEYRDLLGEAPGASESASGERSDSRADGQTVDRVADATLGVMEYLDRERVGERLEFAAGEESLAYHGHCNQKAVGTDHHAVGVLRRAGYAVDPVDATCCGMAGSFGYEAEHYDLSQAIADDLVEKLGASDSDTVVAPGTSCRTQLGDRADAGRPHHPIEKVAAALEGRKRP; encoded by the coding sequence GTGGCCACGGACGACACCGACCTCAGCGACTACGGGGCGTTCCGGGACGCTCGCGGGCACGCCCACCCGGACGCGGCGGCGTACGCGGACCTCGCCGCGGAACTCCGGCGCGCCGTGGACGGCGAGGTACGATTCGACGAGTACGCCCAGGTGCTGTACGCGACGGACGGCAGCATCTACAGCGCGCGGCCCGCGGGCGTCGTGCTCCCGAGGCACGCCGCGGACGTCCAGCGAGCAGTCCGCGTCGCCGCCGATCACGACGTGCCGGTGCTCCCGCGGGGGGCCGGGTCGTCGCTCGCCGGGCAGGCCGTCGGCGAAGGCTGCGTGGTAGTGGACACGAGCAAGTACATGGACGACGTCGTCGACGTGGACCCCGAATCGCAGCGGGCGACCGTCCAGCCCGGGGTCGTACAGGACCACCTGGACGCCCGCCTCGCCGACCACGGCCTCAAGTTCGCGCCCGACCCGGCGTCGTCGAACCGCGCGACCATCGGCGGCGGCATCGGGAACAACTCCACGGGCGCCCACTCCGTCCGCTACGGCATCACGGACGCCTACGTCGAGGAACTCGACGTGGTGCTCGCCGACGGCTCGCGCCTCCACGCCCGAGAGGTCGTCCTCGACTCGCCGGAGTGGGACGCCATCGTCGCGAAGGACGACCGCGAGGCCGACGTCTACCGGACGGTCCGCCGCCTCGTCGAGGAGAACGCCGCGGAGATAGCCGAGCGCTACCCCGAACTGAAACGCTGCGTCTCCGGGTACAACCTCCAGAAAGTCGTCTACGAGACCGACGACGGCGAGCGGGCGATCAACCTCGCGAAACTAGTCGTCGGCGCCGAGGGGACCCTCGGAGTCGTCGTGGAAGCCACCCTCGACCTCGTCACCGTCCCGGAGGAGACGGCGGTGGCGCTGTACTGCTTCCCCGACCTCGTGAGCGCGATGGAGGCCGTCCCGGTCGCTCTCGACCACGACCCGAGCGCGGTCGAACTGATGGACGAGGAGGTGTTCCGCCTCGCGGCCGACTCCGCGGAGTACGCCGCCTACGTAGAGCCGATACCCGAGGACTGCGCCGCCGCACTGATGGTCGAGTTCGACTCGGAAGTGCAGGCCGACCTCCGGGTCGCCGTCGACGCGACCACCCGCGAATTCGTCGACGGCGGCGCCGCCTTCGACGCGCTGGAGGCGTTCGACCCGGACGCACAGGCCGACCTGTGGAAACTCAGGAAGGCCGCCATCCCCCTGTTGATGAGCCTCGAGGGCGACCCGAAGCCGTACCCGTTCATCGAGGACGCCTCCGTCCCGCCCGCGGAACTCGCCGACTACGTCCGGGAGTTCCAGGCGGTGCTCGACGACCACGGCACGTCGGCGGCGTACTTCGCGCACGCCGGCGCCGGGACCCTCCACGTCCGCCCGATTCTGAACCTCAAGGATGGCGACGGCGTCGAGACGATGCGCGCCATCACCGAGGACGTCACCGACCTCGTGCTCGACCACGGCGGCGCGTTCTCCGGCGAGCACGGTGACGGCCTCGCGCGCACCGAGTTCAACCCGAAGATGTACGGCCCTGACCTCTGGGCGGCGTTCAAGGACCTCAAGACGGCGTTCGACCCGGACTGGCTGTTGAACCCGGGGAAGGTCGTCTACCGCGACGAGGGCGACGTGCCCGACCCCGGGCACCTCCGCGACGGCGAACCAGCGGACGTCCGCGAACGACTCCGCTACGGGCCCGACTACCAGTCCGTCGAGCCGCAGACGACGCTCGACTTCTCCGAGGACGGCGGGTTCGGCCACCTCGTCGAACTGTGCAACGGCTGCGGGACGTGCCGGCAGACCGACTCGGACGTGATGTGTCCGACCTACCGCGCGTCCCGCGACGAGATCGAGACGACGCGGGGGCGCGCGAACCTCCTGCGGGCCGCCATCTCGGGGGACCTCCCCGAGGACGAACTGTACACCGAGCGCTTCCAGGAGGAGGTGCTCGACCTCTGTGTCGGCTGCAAGGGCTGTGCGAGCGACTGTCCGACGGGCGTCGACCTCGCGAAGCTGAAGGCCGAGGCGAAACACCAGTACCACGAGCGCGAGGGTTCCGGCCTGCGCGAGCGCCTGTTCGCGGACGTCCACCGGCTCTCCGCGTGGGGGAGTCGACTCGCGCCGCTCTCGAACTGGGCGACCGACCTCCCCGGAGCGGACTGGCTCGCCGACCGGACGCTCGGCATCGCCCCAGAGCGCGACCTCCCGACGTTCCGGGCCACGACGTTCACCGACTGGTTCGACGCCCGGGCGAGCCAGCCACCTACGGACCCCGTGGACCGCGTCCTCCTCGTCCCCGACACGTTCACCGAGTTCACCAACCCCGAGGTCGGGAAGGCGGCGGTGCGCGTGCTGGAGGCCGCGAACGTCCACGTCGACGTGGCCGAGTCCCGACCGTCGGGCCGCCCGGCGTACTCGCTGGGCTTCCTCGACCGTGCCCGCGAGCGCGCCGGGGCCACCGTCGACGTGCTCGCTCCCGCCGTCGAATCCGGCTGGACACCCGTGTTCGTGGAACCGGCAGATGCCGTGATGGTCCAGGACGAGTACCGGGATCTGCTCGGCGAGGCGCCAGGCGCCTCGGAATCAGCGAGCGGTGAGCGAAGCGACTCGCGAGCCGACGGGCAGACGGTCGACCGCGTCGCCGACGCCACACTCGGCGTCATGGAGTACCTCGACCGCGAACGTGTAGGCGAGCGCCTCGAGTTCGCCGCGGGCGAGGAGTCCCTCGCCTACCACGGCCACTGCAACCAGAAGGCCGTCGGGACGGACCACCACGCGGTCGGCGTGTTGCGTCGGGCGGGGTACGCCGTCGACCCCGTGGACGCGACGTGCTGCGGGATGGCCGGGAGCTTCGGCTACGAGGCCGAACACTACGACCTCTCGCAGGCCATCGCCGACGACCTCGTCGAGAAGCTCGGAGCGAGCGACAGCGACACCGTCGTCGCACCGGGCACGTCCTGCCGGACGCAACTGGGGGATCGCGCGGACGCGGGCCGGCCGCACCACCCCATCGAGAAGGTAGCCGCGGCGCTGGAAGGCCGAAAGAGACCGTAG
- a CDS encoding DUF5800 family protein, whose translation MTTLSFEDDGVDVVYDGTEFHMEKELIEDATQKNYHDVTDHEVLKLVEKNPSLSGEPRRIGDIVD comes from the coding sequence ATGACGACCCTCTCGTTCGAGGACGACGGCGTCGACGTCGTCTACGACGGAACGGAGTTCCACATGGAGAAGGAACTCATCGAGGACGCGACCCAGAAGAACTACCACGACGTCACCGACCACGAGGTGCTCAAACTGGTCGAGAAGAACCCGTCGCTGTCGGGCGAACCGCGCCGTATCGGCGACATCGTGGACTGA
- the pan1 gene encoding proteasome-activating nucleotidase Pan1: protein MTETVEDAELPYEESASQQEKIEALEERLSDLEDENEEMRDRLLDANAENNKYQQKLERLTHENKKLKQSPLFVATVQELNDDGVVIKQHGNNQEALTEVTDSLREDLEPGARVAVNNSLSVVERLDDEADVRARVMEVEESPDVGYEDVGGLDEQLREVRETVELPMRDPELFETVGINPPSGVLLHGPPGTGKTLMAKAVAAQTDATFIKMAGSELVHKFIGEGAKLVRDMFQVARDHEPAVVFIDEIDAIASKRTDSKTSGDAEVQRTMMQLLSEMDGFDERGDIRIIAATNRFDMLDRAILRPGRFDRLIEVPNPNVEGREKIFRIHTREMNVADDVDFAELAADTDDLSGADVKAICTEAGMFAIRDDRKQITMADFRNARDKLEQDSEATTAEPSRTFA, encoded by the coding sequence ATGACCGAGACCGTTGAGGACGCCGAGTTGCCCTACGAGGAGAGCGCCTCGCAGCAGGAGAAGATCGAGGCGCTCGAGGAGCGGCTCTCGGACCTCGAAGACGAGAACGAGGAGATGCGGGACCGGCTCCTCGACGCCAACGCCGAGAACAACAAGTACCAGCAGAAGCTGGAACGGCTCACCCACGAGAACAAGAAGCTCAAGCAGTCGCCGCTGTTCGTCGCCACGGTCCAGGAACTCAACGACGACGGCGTCGTCATCAAGCAGCACGGCAACAACCAGGAAGCCCTCACCGAGGTCACCGATTCGCTCCGGGAGGACCTCGAGCCGGGCGCCCGCGTCGCGGTCAACAACTCGCTGTCCGTCGTCGAACGCCTCGACGACGAGGCCGACGTCCGCGCTCGCGTGATGGAGGTCGAGGAGTCCCCCGACGTCGGCTACGAGGACGTCGGCGGCCTCGACGAGCAGCTCCGTGAGGTCCGCGAGACGGTCGAACTCCCGATGCGCGACCCCGAACTGTTCGAGACTGTCGGTATCAACCCGCCGAGCGGCGTGCTGCTCCACGGCCCACCGGGTACCGGGAAGACGCTGATGGCGAAGGCCGTCGCCGCCCAGACCGACGCGACGTTCATCAAGATGGCCGGTAGCGAACTCGTCCACAAGTTCATCGGCGAGGGCGCGAAACTCGTCCGCGACATGTTCCAGGTCGCCCGCGACCACGAGCCGGCCGTCGTCTTCATCGACGAAATCGACGCCATCGCGTCCAAGCGCACGGACTCGAAGACCAGCGGTGACGCCGAGGTCCAGCGCACGATGATGCAGCTCCTCTCCGAGATGGACGGCTTCGACGAGCGCGGCGACATCCGCATCATCGCCGCCACCAACCGCTTCGACATGCTCGACCGCGCCATCCTCCGCCCGGGCCGCTTCGACCGCCTCATCGAGGTGCCGAACCCGAACGTCGAGGGCCGCGAGAAGATCTTCCGCATCCACACCCGCGAGATGAACGTCGCCGACGACGTCGACTTCGCCGAACTCGCGGCGGACACCGACGACCTCTCGGGCGCGGACGTGAAGGCCATCTGCACGGAGGCCGGCATGTTCGCCATCCGCGACGACCGCAAGCAGATCACGATGGCGGACTTCCGGAACGCCCGCGACAAACTCGAACAGGACTCCGAGGCGACGACCGCCGAGCCGTCCCGGACGTTCGCGTAA
- a CDS encoding DUF7322 domain-containing protein — protein sequence MLDDLFGNEESEAERELAPSVDVPDESDADPRLQRQFWLLVLVFNVALMAGSVGAMLAVFRNQWDTGGSLLAAGVILGLYGYYKYRVYTREE from the coding sequence GTGTTAGACGACCTGTTCGGGAACGAGGAGTCCGAGGCCGAGCGAGAGCTCGCGCCCTCCGTCGACGTCCCGGACGAGTCCGACGCCGACCCGCGCCTCCAGCGGCAGTTCTGGCTGCTCGTCCTCGTCTTCAACGTCGCGCTGATGGCGGGCAGTGTCGGCGCGATGCTCGCGGTCTTCCGCAACCAGTGGGACACCGGTGGGAGCCTCCTCGCCGCGGGCGTCATTCTCGGTCTCTACGGCTACTACAAGTACCGTGTCTACACCCGCGAGGAGTGA
- a CDS encoding DUF7346 family protein: MRTVRDDEGAIYVLLKESGDSSLVRDPATGERRHLPNDDLEPASGESPLDALATAVSAEARQVVRACHADWHLGLLVDLADRGPLAAREMLAAYDVCESDMVGSLTEFRAAGLVEEATVGGERGYALTDAGERGVDVLRED; encoded by the coding sequence ATGCGCACGGTCCGCGACGACGAGGGAGCGATCTACGTCCTGCTCAAGGAGAGCGGCGACAGCAGCCTCGTCCGCGACCCGGCGACCGGCGAGCGCCGCCACCTCCCGAACGACGACCTCGAACCGGCGAGCGGCGAGTCCCCCCTGGACGCCCTCGCCACCGCCGTCTCGGCAGAGGCCCGGCAGGTAGTCCGCGCCTGCCACGCCGACTGGCACCTCGGTCTGCTCGTCGACCTGGCGGACCGCGGCCCGCTGGCCGCCCGCGAGATGCTCGCCGCCTACGACGTCTGCGAGAGCGACATGGTCGGCTCCCTCACGGAGTTCCGGGCCGCCGGCCTCGTCGAGGAGGCGACCGTCGGCGGCGAACGCGGCTACGCACTCACCGACGCCGGCGAGCGCGGCGTCGATGTACTCCGCGAGGACTAG
- a CDS encoding MarR family transcriptional regulator has translation MSATAIDADTVEALEDLPPSAKLVAKVLEYNDTLTQSQLAEETLLPARTVRYALTRLEEQDVVESRFSFSDARKRIYTLA, from the coding sequence ATGAGCGCCACCGCAATCGACGCCGACACGGTCGAAGCTCTCGAAGACCTGCCACCGAGCGCGAAGCTCGTCGCCAAGGTCCTGGAGTACAACGACACCCTCACCCAGAGCCAACTCGCCGAGGAGACGCTGCTGCCGGCCCGCACCGTCCGCTACGCGCTCACCCGTCTCGAAGAGCAGGACGTCGTCGAGTCCCGCTTCTCCTTCTCGGACGCCCGCAAGCGCATCTACACGCTCGCCTGA
- a CDS encoding polymer-forming cytoskeletal protein: MLGTNPIDELVVPDGTTVEEHDLVTDGDVLVGGQSAVELGVRGRNVVAGERVSVDGDIEAEADCRLDMWCEVDGNVLAGQDAYLGERAHITGRLVVGGDLDIGDDVDIEEGFEASGWIVIRNPMPTITFFVMYLTHLLRLGEEEQAQELVDELATDGDLDPLRIPRSASVSDDAWRVSTPATIGDDCRLHGNIRATAIDVGRDNNIFGSLRAQDEVVVGPGTKIHGDVTTRDGDVTVEDDAVVLGDVSGRDVEIHEDAEVDGVIRATGEMRLGSGADRDPE, encoded by the coding sequence GTGCTCGGCACGAACCCGATCGACGAACTCGTCGTCCCCGACGGTACCACCGTCGAGGAACACGACCTGGTCACCGACGGCGACGTACTCGTCGGCGGTCAGTCGGCGGTGGAACTCGGGGTTCGCGGCCGGAACGTCGTCGCGGGCGAACGCGTCTCCGTCGACGGCGACATCGAGGCGGAGGCCGACTGCCGACTCGACATGTGGTGCGAGGTCGACGGCAACGTCCTCGCGGGCCAGGACGCCTACCTCGGCGAGCGAGCCCACATCACGGGCCGCCTCGTCGTCGGCGGCGACCTGGACATCGGCGACGACGTGGACATCGAGGAGGGGTTCGAGGCCTCGGGCTGGATCGTCATCCGCAACCCGATGCCGACGATCACGTTCTTCGTGATGTACCTCACCCACCTGCTCCGACTCGGCGAGGAGGAGCAGGCCCAAGAGCTGGTCGACGAACTCGCCACGGACGGCGACCTCGACCCACTGCGCATCCCCCGCTCGGCGAGCGTCTCCGACGACGCCTGGCGCGTCTCGACGCCCGCCACCATCGGCGACGACTGCCGGCTCCACGGCAACATCCGCGCCACCGCCATCGACGTCGGCCGCGACAACAACATCTTCGGCAGCCTGCGCGCCCAGGACGAGGTGGTCGTCGGCCCCGGGACGAAGATCCACGGCGACGTGACCACCCGCGACGGCGACGTCACCGTCGAGGACGACGCCGTCGTCCTCGGCGACGTCTCCGGCCGCGACGTCGAGATCCACGAGGACGCCGAAGTGGACGGCGTCATCCGCGCGACCGGCGAGATGCGACTCGGCAGCGGCGCCGACCGCGACCCCGAATAG
- the mre11 gene encoding DNA double-strand break repair protein Mre11, whose amino-acid sequence MVRVIHTGDTHLGYRQYHSPERREDFLEAFRSVVDDAVEADVDAVVHAGDLYHDRRPGLRDILGTISVLRPLRENDIPFLAIVGNHEGTRDAQWLDLFETLGLAERLDETGRRVGDTVFYGLDYVPESRRPDLDYEFEEPDADNTALVSHGLFTPFAHANWDLDEVLDESNVDFDAVLLGDNHAADTAQVEDTWVTYCGSTERASASERDPRGYNLIEFDREVTISRKGLDTRDFVFVDVDLGSEDGTAYVRERVREHDVEDAVVVVTVEGDGETVTPAEVERFGDEQGALITRVNDRREVETETDVEVSFADPDNAVRERVREMGLSEAGLDVDDAVRDLELADSNVRDRVRERVEAVLDGDEEAAGTTTDAEEPEVPEEPGEQAQATTMEEFQ is encoded by the coding sequence ATGGTTCGCGTCATCCACACGGGGGACACACATCTCGGGTACCGCCAGTACCACTCCCCCGAGCGCCGCGAGGACTTCCTCGAGGCCTTCCGGTCGGTCGTCGACGACGCCGTCGAAGCTGACGTCGACGCCGTCGTCCACGCGGGCGACCTTTACCACGACCGGCGGCCAGGCCTCCGGGACATCCTCGGTACCATCTCCGTCCTCCGACCGCTCCGCGAGAACGACATCCCGTTCCTCGCCATCGTCGGCAACCACGAGGGGACCCGCGACGCCCAGTGGCTCGACCTCTTCGAGACGCTGGGGCTGGCCGAACGCCTCGACGAGACCGGCCGACGGGTCGGCGACACCGTCTTCTACGGCCTCGACTACGTCCCCGAGTCCAGACGTCCGGACCTCGACTACGAGTTCGAGGAACCGGACGCCGACAACACCGCGCTCGTCTCCCACGGCCTCTTCACGCCGTTCGCACACGCCAACTGGGACCTCGACGAGGTGCTCGACGAGTCGAACGTCGACTTCGACGCGGTGCTCCTCGGCGACAACCACGCCGCCGACACCGCGCAGGTCGAGGACACCTGGGTCACCTACTGCGGGTCCACCGAGCGCGCCAGCGCGAGCGAGCGCGACCCCCGCGGCTACAACCTCATCGAGTTCGACAGAGAGGTGACCATCTCCCGGAAGGGCCTGGACACCCGCGACTTCGTCTTCGTGGACGTCGACCTCGGCTCCGAGGACGGCACGGCCTACGTGCGCGAACGAGTGAGAGAGCACGACGTCGAGGACGCCGTCGTCGTAGTCACCGTGGAGGGCGACGGCGAGACGGTGACACCCGCTGAGGTCGAGCGCTTCGGCGACGAGCAGGGCGCACTGATCACGCGCGTCAACGACCGCCGGGAGGTCGAGACGGAGACCGACGTGGAGGTGTCGTTCGCCGACCCCGACAACGCCGTCAGGGAGCGCGTCCGCGAGATGGGGCTCAGCGAGGCGGGTCTCGACGTCGACGACGCGGTCCGCGACCTCGAACTGGCTGACTCGAACGTCCGCGACCGCGTGCGAGAGCGCGTCGAAGCGGTCCTGGACGGTGACGAGGAGGCGGCAGGGACGACCACAGACGCCGAGGAACCGGAAGTGCCCGAAGAGCCGGGCGAACAGGCGCAGGCGACGACCATGGAGGAGTTCCAGTGA
- the rad50 gene encoding DNA double-strand break repair ATPase Rad50, producing MRFTRVSLRNFKCYEDADVHLDPGVTVIHGLNGSGKSSLLEACFFALYGATALDKTLEEIVTIGAEEAEIDLWFTHAGDDFHIYRRVRNTGERASTPDCTLETPSGSIDGVTDVEAYVTDLLRMDAEAFVNCAYVRQGEVNKLINASASTRQAMLDDLLQLGKLEDYRQRAGDARLGVEDVKSTVEGRLQGLDEQIETKEAEDPHETLASLKSELADVTDDVERYEDQRDSARETLEDAEDVLERFEEKREELDDVTGTISDLRESIAETESDREDLAEQTAEHRERAAELDDEATELLAETDLADADVEAVEARRDDLVDEREAVTEQISEVAPAVSKLQTEADNAADRADDLEERAESAREDAAELDEEAEAAEEAREDAEERIAELNESIEDAKAAFEDAPVAFGEAERHLESLEADLEDLRERREDVGGDLQSARDRVAEAEELLDAGKCPECGQPVDGSPHVDGVEEYRERVADLEAELDAVDEDVEDVQARIERAEALVERERDVGDHEQNRELAVERREDRAEAVDEARSAAESKREQADELADEAATAREEAEAKREAADDRREELADLNARQSDLKERVERLGDLADVLADAADHRTEAERLAEKRTDLADRNEERRERLDDLRERKRTLESEFDEDRIEQARADKDRAADYLEKVEPRLEKLYEDRDELQGQIGAAENAIEELEALREQREAVAERHTELKDLHDEVSDLEAMYGDLRAELRQQNVTKLERLLNETFELVYQNDSYARIELSGDYELTVYQKDGEALEPDQLSGGERALFNLSLRCAIYRLLAEGIEGEAPLPSLILDEPTVFLDSGHVSQLVELVESMRRLGVEQIVVVSHDDELVDAADDVVRVEKDATSNRSRVVRDEAGLLAD from the coding sequence GTGAGGTTCACCCGCGTCTCCCTCCGGAACTTCAAGTGCTACGAGGACGCGGACGTCCACCTCGACCCCGGCGTAACTGTCATCCACGGGCTCAACGGCAGCGGGAAGTCGAGCCTGCTGGAGGCCTGCTTCTTCGCGCTGTACGGCGCGACGGCCCTCGACAAGACCCTCGAGGAGATCGTCACCATCGGCGCCGAGGAGGCGGAGATCGACCTCTGGTTCACGCACGCGGGCGACGACTTCCACATCTACCGGCGCGTCCGGAACACCGGCGAGCGCGCGTCGACGCCCGACTGTACGCTCGAGACGCCGTCGGGGAGCATCGACGGCGTGACGGACGTGGAGGCGTACGTCACCGACCTCCTGCGGATGGACGCGGAGGCGTTCGTCAACTGCGCGTACGTCCGCCAGGGCGAGGTGAACAAGCTCATCAACGCCTCCGCGAGCACCCGCCAGGCGATGCTCGACGACCTCCTCCAGCTCGGGAAACTCGAGGACTACCGCCAGCGCGCCGGCGACGCCAGACTCGGCGTCGAGGACGTCAAGAGCACCGTCGAGGGGAGACTCCAGGGCCTGGACGAGCAGATCGAGACCAAGGAGGCCGAGGACCCCCACGAGACGCTCGCCAGCCTGAAGTCCGAACTGGCGGACGTCACCGACGACGTCGAGCGCTACGAGGACCAGCGCGACAGCGCCCGGGAGACCCTCGAAGACGCCGAGGACGTCCTCGAACGCTTCGAGGAGAAACGCGAGGAACTCGACGACGTCACGGGGACCATCTCGGACCTCCGTGAGTCCATCGCGGAGACCGAGTCCGACCGCGAGGACCTCGCCGAGCAGACGGCCGAGCACCGCGAGCGCGCCGCCGAACTGGACGACGAGGCCACCGAACTCCTCGCCGAGACGGACCTCGCGGACGCCGACGTCGAGGCGGTCGAAGCGAGACGCGACGACCTCGTCGACGAGCGCGAGGCCGTCACCGAGCAGATATCCGAGGTGGCGCCCGCGGTGTCGAAGCTCCAGACCGAGGCGGACAACGCCGCGGACCGCGCTGACGACCTCGAGGAGCGCGCGGAATCGGCCCGCGAGGACGCCGCGGAATTGGACGAGGAGGCGGAGGCGGCCGAGGAAGCGCGCGAGGACGCCGAGGAACGAATCGCGGAACTGAACGAGTCCATCGAGGACGCGAAAGCCGCCTTCGAGGACGCGCCCGTGGCCTTCGGTGAAGCCGAGCGCCACCTCGAGTCGCTCGAAGCGGACCTCGAGGACCTGCGGGAGCGCCGCGAGGACGTCGGCGGCGACCTGCAGTCCGCGCGGGACCGCGTCGCGGAGGCCGAGGAGCTACTGGACGCGGGGAAGTGTCCGGAGTGCGGTCAGCCGGTCGACGGGTCGCCGCACGTCGACGGCGTCGAGGAGTACCGCGAGCGCGTCGCCGACCTCGAGGCCGAACTCGACGCCGTCGACGAGGACGTCGAGGACGTCCAGGCTCGCATCGAGCGCGCCGAGGCGCTCGTCGAGCGCGAACGCGACGTCGGCGACCACGAGCAGAACCGCGAACTCGCCGTCGAACGCCGCGAGGACCGCGCCGAGGCCGTCGACGAGGCGCGCTCGGCGGCCGAGTCCAAGCGCGAGCAGGCCGACGAACTCGCCGACGAGGCGGCGACGGCCCGGGAAGAGGCCGAGGCGAAACGCGAAGCGGCCGACGACAGACGCGAGGAACTCGCGGACCTGAACGCGCGCCAGAGCGACCTGAAGGAGCGCGTCGAGCGCCTCGGCGACCTGGCGGACGTGCTCGCGGACGCCGCGGACCACCGCACGGAGGCCGAGCGCCTCGCAGAGAAGCGTACGGACCTCGCCGACCGCAACGAGGAGCGCCGCGAGCGCCTCGACGACCTCCGGGAGCGCAAGCGCACCCTCGAGAGCGAGTTCGACGAGGACCGAATCGAGCAGGCGAGAGCCGACAAGGACCGCGCCGCGGACTACCTCGAGAAGGTCGAGCCCCGGCTGGAGAAACTGTACGAGGACCGCGACGAGCTACAGGGACAGATCGGCGCCGCGGAGAACGCCATCGAGGAACTGGAGGCGCTCCGCGAGCAGCGCGAGGCCGTCGCCGAGCGCCACACGGAACTCAAGGACCTCCACGACGAGGTGTCCGACCTGGAGGCGATGTACGGCGACCTGCGCGCGGAACTCCGCCAGCAGAACGTCACGAAGCTCGAACGCCTCCTCAACGAGACGTTCGAACTCGTCTACCAGAACGACTCCTACGCGCGCATCGAACTCTCCGGGGACTACGAGCTGACGGTGTACCAGAAGGACGGCGAGGCGCTCGAACCCGACCAGCTCTCCGGCGGGGAGCGCGCGCTGTTCAACCTCAGCCTGCGGTGTGCCATCTACCGGCTGCTCGCGGAGGGTATCGAGGGGGAGGCGCCGCTGCCGTCGCTCATCCTCGACGAACCCACCGTCTTCCTCGACTCCGGCCACGTCTCCCAGCTCGTGGAACTCGTCGAGTCGATGCGTCGGCTCGGCGTCGAACAGATCGTCGTGGTGAGCCACGACGACGAACTCGTGGACGCCGCCGACGACGTGGTCCGCGTCGAGAAGGACGCCACGTCGAACCGCTCGCGCGTGGTGCGCGACGAAGCGGGGCTGCTCGCGGACTGA